GGTTTGCCGGTGTATCCGCGCGAACCGAAGCTGCGCCCGCCGGGCGGCGTCGTCGAGTTCGTCGGCCCGGTCGCCGAGCCGCGTGCGCTGCCGGTCATCGCCGCCTGCCCCGCCGCCCGCTGCGCCATCGCCAGCGCGCTTTGCACATCCGGCGAGTTGAGCGCCGCCTGCAACTGGGCCGTCGACTTCGCCGCAGCTTCGCCCGTCTGTTGCGACGGGCCCGTTGACTCGCCGCGACTTTGCTGCTGCGCCGCCGCCATCGCCGGCCCAAGCTGCTGCTGCGCCGCGTCCGTCTGTCCCATCGCGCCGCGCAATTGCTCGGAGTTCTCCGTCAGTTCCTGCCGCGCCCGCTCCTGATGCTCGCGCAATCGCTGGCGCGGCGTCTGCTCCGCCTGACCCGCCGCGCCTTCCTTCGCCGGCAACCGTTCCACCGGCCGATCGCGCCCCGCGAAGCGCTCATCCAGTTCCGTCCGCCGATTCTCCTGCGTCGCCTCGATGGGTTTGTCCCACCAGTCCGAATCCTTCATCTTCTGTTCATCCTTCGCCGCCTGCGCCTGCTGATCGCCCCCTGCCGATTCCTTGACCTTGTTCGGGTCCGGCGTGTCCTTCTCCACCGGCGCGACCTTCTCGACTCGCCCCGGCGGCGCCCAGGGCGCTTCAGGAAGTTCGTCCGCCTTCCGCGGCCGATCGCTCAGAAGCTGCTGATTCTTCGCCATCAGCTCCGCTGCCTTCTCGTCAAGATCCTTCTGTGTTTTCGAGATTTCATCCAGCTTCGACGCCGGCGCGTTCTCCGTCTGCTGGGCCAGTTCCTGCTGCTGGGCCTTCCATTGTTCGAGCAGATGCTGGCGCATCTGAAGCTGCTTCTGCAGGTCGGCGATCTGATCGCTGGCCGACCGGGCCGCCTGCTGCGCCATGACCTGTTTCATCTGCGCCTGCGCCGCCGCCGGGTCCTTCGCCAGATTCCCGCGCGCCGCCTGCATCTGCTGAAGCTGCGTCTGCATCGCCGCCAGCTTATCGCGCTGCGCCGGCGTCAGCGGCTCCGTCCGCGCGAGTCGCTCAAGCTGCGCCGCCTCGCCCTCCGACACCGCCTTCGCGTCAAGCTGCTGCGCCATCGCCTGCGCGTCCTGCGCCATGTTCGCCAAAGCCGCATCCTCGCCCGGGGCTGACAGCGGCGAATTCTTCGCCTGATCCGACGTCGCCGCGAGCTGCTTCGCCAGGTCGTCGATCTGTTTCTCCTGATCGTCGAGCTGCGCGTTGAGCTGCGCAAGCTGCTGACGCTGCGCGTCGGTGAGTCCGTTGTATATGCCTTTGAACAGCGCCGCGATTTCCTCATCGCTCATCGGCGTCCCGTCGGCGTGTTTGAACCCGTCGCGCTTGATGTCCGCGCTCTTCAAATGGTCCGGCAGATCCTTGAACAGCCCCGACGCCGCCGCATCGACCGCCTTGATCGGCATGCTCACCAGTTCGCCCAGTCCCTTGAGCAGCCCGTCGAGCGGCGGCGCGCCCTTGTCCGCCTCGCTCGCCGTGGGCGCCGCGGCGATGGAAAGACGATACACCGCGCTGCTCACCGACTGACCCTTGCGATCTTCGACGACCACCCGGTAAAACAGACTCGCGCCCGGCTTGAGCAGCTCGGCCTCGGGGTCGATCGACGTCGTGGCCAGCCGCATCGTCGCCGGCTCGTCATACGTCTCGATCCACCGCACCGAGTGCAGTTCGTTTTCGCTGACGCCCAGTTGAATCCCCACGCGGCCCACGCCGTAGTCATCAAACGCGCGCGCCGTGATCGGCAGCGCCGCCGGCTCCGCCAGCATGACGTCCCGCCCCGGCCGCTCCACCGTCACCGTAGGCGGCTCGTCCTTCGCGGCGACGATCGCCATCGGTTTGCGCGTCCGGCTCGCATGATCGAGCTTGTTGTAGAACGTCACGCCGACCTGCACATCGCGCTCGATCGTCATCGCGCCGGTCCATTCGCCGCTCTTGCCATCGAGGTCCATCGACCGCTGACCGAGCCGTAATAGCTCCGTCGTTTGCACGTCTTCGCCTCGGCTCGTGAAGAAGCCGGGCCGATCGATAAACGCCCGGCCGGAGTCGATCTCGAAGCTCATCCCGTCGAGCTTGACGCCCTGCCTGGACCGATCCCCGATCATCATCGACAGCGGCACGACCAGCCGCGTCCACTGCCCACCCTCCGGCAATGGGCCCGCATAGACGAACCGAGTGCGCTCCCGGCTGGCATTAGCCAGCTTCGCGCCCCACACCACCGCGTCGATGTTGCCGTTGTCCAGGTAGCTGACGATTAGACGCTGCGGCGGGCTCTGCGGATCGAGCCACACGTACACGAAGAGCGTCGACTCCGGCGCGGCGCTCATCGGGTACAGCCGCGTCTTGAAGGCGAACGGTTCGCGGTTCCAGCCGAAGGTGAACGACTTGACGCCGCTGAACGCCCGGACCGTCGACCATCGCCAATCGCCGTGCGTCACCGCGTCGGCGGGAAGCTCGTCTTCGAACCACACGGTTTCCTGTTCGATCGTCTTGCGCGTCGTGACCTGCTTCGGTTCGAATAAGCCCATCTCGCCGCGCACCGGCTCGCCGCCGACTTTGGCGCTGAGGCGCAGCGTCGATCCGATCGGCGCTTCGATGCGCGGCGCATCGGCGCTGACGATCCGCGGCTCCGGCAGCTTCATGTAGTCCGGCAGCAGGACCGCATACTTGACGTCCTCAACGATCGGACGCGGCGCGGCATGTATCCGGTACGTCGGCGTCCACGTCTTGCCCCCGCTCACGAAGTATTCGTAGTCCCCCGTCGCCGCGCTGAGCGTGAAGCTGAAGTCCGTCGCGCTGTCGGAGCCCATCGGGTATTGCACCCACGCTTCGCCCTTGGGCTTGAGATGCAGCGTCAGCGACGCCGCCTCGCCGCGCGTGATCATCGCGCCGATCTTCACCGGTTCGCCCTGCAAAACCTCAAGGTCTCCCGCCGCCTCGATGCGAAGCCACGTCACCGGCGGCAGATTCGCCGTCGGCATCATGATCCGCGCCAAGGCCGTCGGCATCCGATCCGAAAACAGCGCCGCCATCAGTACGATGAGCACGACCGTCGCCCCGGCCCCGGTGACCATCCGCCGCATCCGTGCCGGGTTCGCCACCTGCTCAACGCGATAGTCCGCCGTCTTGGCGCGCGTCTGCTCGATGAGCCGGGCCACGAACGCGGGGTTCTCCCTGCTCTGCCCGTTCGCCGCGTCCAGCGCCAGCACGGTCAGCAGGCGATTGTGCATGCCCCCGATGGCGCGCTCGATGCGCAGCGCGACTTCCTCGGCCTTCCGCCTGCGGAACGTCGGCCAGACGACGCCGTAGCCCAGCGCCGAAAGCAGAATGATCCAGAACGCCGCCCACACCAGGACACGCATCGCCACGGGCATGGCGAAGAGCATGTCGAGCGTCACGGCGAAGAGCAGCCAGCCGACTGCGCCCAACTCGACGAACGCCGACCCGCTGATCAGCTCATGACGGCGAAGCTGATGGGCGGTCTCATCGATGAGTTCCACCAGGGCGCGACGATCGGCGTGAAGCGGATCCATGCGTGTTCCATTATAGCGATTCAGAAGTTCACTACTTTCGCGTTCCCGCAAGGTCGCGGCGTTTCGGGGGCGCGACGTTCGATCGTGCGCCGAGGCGTTCGGCGAAGCGGCGCACCGCGCTGCCCATCCCGCCGCCGGTCGAACCCGTCGCGCTCGTCGGCTTGAGCGTCGAGAGGAGGAACTCGAGGCCGATGACGGCGAACATGGTCCAGATCAGCGCCCGCCAGATTTCCTTGCGCTCGGTGAGCTGGGCCGTGAGCACCGGATCATCGGGCGAGCCGGCGAGGTAGACGAGCTTGTGCGGCTCGAAAATCGCGCGGAGGTTCGCCTCGTTCATCGGTTCAAAGCCCGCGTCCTCCATGTCGAGGTTCACCGCGAATCCCCGCTGCTCGGTCTTCATCTGCCCCGGCGCATCGCGCGGCGGCTGAATCGAAAACGTGTAATACCCCTTGCGATCCGTGCTCATCAAGGCGCCGACCATGCGGTCATCGCTGCGCTGCATGTCCAGCGCCTGCGGGCGGTCGTCCGGGCCGACCACCTGCACGCTCGCATTGGCCCATCGATCCGCAAGCTGAATCGGCGCCGGCTCGTGCGGACGCACCGCGTCGACCGCGCGAATCTGCGCGTCCCGCCGAAGATGCGCCACCGACCGCAGCAAAAGCGGCACGAACTCCGGCTTGAGCGGAAGGTTCGACCAGTCGGGCGTGGCGGCGAAACCGGCGAGCATGACCCGGCCCCGCCCGATCGACATTTCCGCCATCGCCCCGCGTCGATCGGCCAGGCGCATGAGCATCGTCGTGCTCGTGTTCTGCCCGCCGCTCATCGCGATGGGGAAATACCGGTAGAGCCGCACGGTCCCGAAGAATTCGTTCTTGTCCTCGCGCGACTCGAAGGCGCTGAGCACGGGGTGGTGCAGATCGAGCGTGGCGATCGGGACGAACGTCGCCTCGTTGTCCGGGTCGCCGACGGGCGCATCGAACCACAACGGCGTCGTCGAACCCGATATCGTCTCGGTCGTGATCAGATGCTTGGAATAATCCGCGCCGACGACGTGCGGACCGGCAAAGACGAACAGTCCCCCGCCGTCTTCGACGTACTTGCGCAGCATCCGCCCGCGGTTCGCATCCATCGACACGTCCGCCATGATCACCACATCCGCATTGGCAAGCTGCGGATCATTGATCTGATTCTCGTTGATCTGCGTCAGCGCCAACGACTCGGCGATGCGCTGCTCCTCGTTGCCGCTCGTGCCGCCCGTGTCGCGCGCCAGAAGCGGCGCCCGCAGGGCGGCACGGATGTAGAGCTTCGGATCGCTTTCGCCGCTGACGTTTGTCGCCGCGGTGATGAGCAGCACATTGATCTGCGGCTCGACGTTGAGCGTGAACAGATACCGATCGTCATCCGTGAACGCATCGGGCGGCAGCTCGAAGCGCCCGCGGACGATCCCCGCGTGCGTCGGCACGATCGTGATCGCCCGCGTGAGCTTCTGCCCCGGCTGAAGATTCAGATCGACCTGCGACACCTGCTGATCATCGAGCACGACGGCGAGCCGGGCGTCGACCGGACCGTTCGTCCGCCCCGCCGCGACCGTCGCCGTGAGCATCACCGGCAGCCCCACGACCGGCCGACCCGCACGCGGCGGATCGCCGACGACCGCGAGGTTCGCCACCGGCTCCGATGCGCCGACGTTCATCACGACCAGACGCGTCTCGTCGTCGATCTTCCGCAGCACCGGATGTTCGCGCAGCACGGACCACGCCCGCTTCTGCGCATCGCTGATGACATACACGATGCGCGGCCCGTGCGGCGGCTGCGCCAGCGCTTCGCCGATCGCGGCGGGAACGTCGGCGGGCGTCAGGTCGGTCTTGATGGCGTCGAGCGCTTCGAGCATCGGCAGCGGCTTGGACGCATACGCACTGACGACGACGTCGGGTTTGTGAGCGGCGCGGATCAGCGTGACGTGATCGCCGGGGCCGAGCTGGTTGATGACGGTCTTCGCCACCGCCTTGGCCCGCTCCAGCGCCGTCGTCCCACCGGTGCGAAGGCCCATCGTCGCGCCGGAATCGATGACGAGCATGACATCCCGACCGGCCTGCGAACCGAAGAGGGAAGCGAACCGGTCGACGACCGGCCGGGCCATCGTGAGCACGATCAGCAGGACGAAGAGCGTCCGCAGCAGCATAAGCAGATATTCGAGCAGCTTCACCCGCCGCCGCTGCTGCACGTAGCTTTCCATCAGAAAGCGGTACGTGCTCAGCTCCACCGTGCGCAGACGGTAGAGCGTAATGAGGTGCAGCGCGATCGGCACCAGCGCGACGGGGAGAAACCAAAGTAGAAGCGGATTGATCATGCAGCGTCACATCGTGCGGTTGCGTCGGGCCAGGTACGCGCTGAGCACCTTGTCGTAGCGCTGGTCGGTGAGGATCAGTTCGTAGCTGATGTCGCGTTCGAGGCATGTGCGGCGGAGGCGGTCGAGGAATTCGTTCAATCGCGTCAGGTAGGCCTTGCGGATGGTGCGCGGGTTGGCGATGACGGAGCCGGCGCCTTCGATGTCCTTGAAGCGTGTGAGCTTTTCATAGGGGAACGTGCGTTCGGCGGGGTCCATCAGGTGGAAGACGAGCACTTCGTGCCGCTGATATTTGAAATGTCCGAGACTGTCCATGAGCTTGTCGACGTCGCCGAGCATGTCGGAGATGAGGATGATGATGCCGCGTTTGGGGATGCGGCCGGCCAGTTCGTGGAGGACGCCGGCGATGTCGGTGTCGTCGCCGGGCGTTGTTTTCTCCATGAGGTTGAGCATGTTGCGGAAGTGACTGGGCGTCGCGCGGGCGGGCAGATATTCGCGCAGGGCGTGATCGAAAAGGGCGAGCCCCACCGCGTCGTTCTGCCGGAGCATCAGATGGGCGAGCGCCGCCGCCATGAACATCCCGTAGGTCAGCTTGTCGAGCGCGCCGTCGCTGGGCGCGAAGCTCATCGAGCGCGAGGTGTCGAGGATGAGGGTGCAGCGGGTATTGGTCTCTTCCTCGAAGAGCTTGACGTAATACTTGTCGGTCTTGGCGAGGAGCTTCCAGTCGATGGTGCGGATTTCGTCGCCCACGCTGTAGGGGCGATGATCCGCGTACTCGACGCTCGACCCGAAATACGGGCTCGGATGCAGGCCCGAGAGAAAACCCTCGACCGCCTGCCGCGCGACGAGTTCCATGCGACCGACGAGACCGAGGCCTTTGGGATCGAGAAGACGCTTAGCCATGAAAATACTCAGCGCGGGCAGACAGTTCGGCATGTCTTTCCATTAACCAATAGCAAATACCTAATGACCATTAGCCAATGCATTTGCTATT
The nucleotide sequence above comes from Planctomycetota bacterium. Encoded proteins:
- a CDS encoding VWA domain-containing protein; translated protein: MINPLLLWFLPVALVPIALHLITLYRLRTVELSTYRFLMESYVQQRRRVKLLEYLLMLLRTLFVLLIVLTMARPVVDRFASLFGSQAGRDVMLVIDSGATMGLRTGGTTALERAKAVAKTVINQLGPGDHVTLIRAAHKPDVVVSAYASKPLPMLEALDAIKTDLTPADVPAAIGEALAQPPHGPRIVYVISDAQKRAWSVLREHPVLRKIDDETRLVVMNVGASEPVANLAVVGDPPRAGRPVVGLPVMLTATVAAGRTNGPVDARLAVVLDDQQVSQVDLNLQPGQKLTRAITIVPTHAGIVRGRFELPPDAFTDDDRYLFTLNVEPQINVLLITAATNVSGESDPKLYIRAALRAPLLARDTGGTSGNEEQRIAESLALTQINENQINDPQLANADVVIMADVSMDANRGRMLRKYVEDGGGLFVFAGPHVVGADYSKHLITTETISGSTTPLWFDAPVGDPDNEATFVPIATLDLHHPVLSAFESREDKNEFFGTVRLYRYFPIAMSGGQNTSTTMLMRLADRRGAMAEMSIGRGRVMLAGFAATPDWSNLPLKPEFVPLLLRSVAHLRRDAQIRAVDAVRPHEPAPIQLADRWANASVQVVGPDDRPQALDMQRSDDRMVGALMSTDRKGYYTFSIQPPRDAPGQMKTEQRGFAVNLDMEDAGFEPMNEANLRAIFEPHKLVYLAGSPDDPVLTAQLTERKEIWRALIWTMFAVIGLEFLLSTLKPTSATGSTGGGMGSAVRRFAERLGARSNVAPPKRRDLAGTRK
- a CDS encoding DUF58 domain-containing protein — encoded protein: MPNCLPALSIFMAKRLLDPKGLGLVGRMELVARQAVEGFLSGLHPSPYFGSSVEYADHRPYSVGDEIRTIDWKLLAKTDKYYVKLFEEETNTRCTLILDTSRSMSFAPSDGALDKLTYGMFMAAALAHLMLRQNDAVGLALFDHALREYLPARATPSHFRNMLNLMEKTTPGDDTDIAGVLHELAGRIPKRGIIILISDMLGDVDKLMDSLGHFKYQRHEVLVFHLMDPAERTFPYEKLTRFKDIEGAGSVIANPRTIRKAYLTRLNEFLDRLRRTCLERDISYELILTDQRYDKVLSAYLARRNRTM